Below is a genomic region from Culicoides brevitarsis isolate CSIRO-B50_1 chromosome 2, AGI_CSIRO_Cbre_v1, whole genome shotgun sequence.
aaatttatgagcaCGAGctgatttttctcatattattataaaaaaaaataataataaaaaaaaagtgaatcacCTCCTTTGTATCCGTAGAGactttttatcatcataaCTCTCGAAAGCACTTTCGACGGAAAATTGATCCTTACGTTGGAGTGTTTCCATCGTCGTGCATCGTTCGTTAAGTATCTCTCGATAAATATCGTCTGATGACACATTGCAAGCAAAGCAAAGGATTTCAAGAGTTTATCATGTATGaaaatgaatagaaaaaaatgtaattgaaaaggtttgcattaaaaagaggagaaaattgttgatttttctttacatttgCTTAAACGGATATGAgccaatcaattttttttatatatggaacttgactttttttgaagagtttATTCCGGTTTAAAGTCTGTAATGAATCAAAGAAGATGCAAAAAGTTTACCGGATGTTTATTTATGGAACATGCATCATTAGAAGGAAGTGGctataaaatgcttaaaaaaaataaaatccaaaaatttatttttaaaagataataagtttaaaaaaaaaataataaacttaatttaatttaaatttttaaataaaaaattaagaaattaaaaaaaaatttttttcataaattttattttttttatatcaaaatttatttattaatttattttacttttttatttcatttttttatttatttattaaaatttattttaaataaatttatttatatataattttaaattaaataagtgaataaaaatatgaaaaaaattataaaaaaaattaaaaagtaagttttaaaagttttaaaaaattaaaaaaattagatccgTAGATTTCGTTCTATTTGacgattatttttagttttttacttattttaaatctacattttaaagtatgcaatgaacaatattttcaaaacaaaaatcagatttcagtttatttatttaaatttttcatgaattttactgttgttttgatttcaatactttaaaaactaaaagataaaaatatttttaaaaaataattaaatcgaaattaaataaataaataaataaaaatggtaaaaattatatcaaattaaaattcattccgaaaataattttttaagctaaatctagttattaaattaaaaatttttaaataaaactatgattttttttaatttttgtttaataatgattatcatgaaaaaaattatacattttttaaaaaatttttgaaataatttcagatcttttttttttatcaaatcatttacaattttaatttatataatttcataaaatatagacaatattttattaaaaaaaaataaatgcctaattaaaaaaatattttttatattaaattttaaatatttaaatttttaatattttaatttatttaaatattaaatatttttttattattagaaaaaaaaaattaaattaaaatttattataaaaaatcgaaaaattttaatttaatatatcattaaatttgatataggtaaaaaaaattatgaaattaaaaaatttgatttaaaacatttttttttgaatttcaattttttatattaaatttttttctgataattccataaaaaattaaaatataagcaaaaaatcgagaaaatttgcttaactaaaacttataaaaaaaataaagataacaataaacagtaaatattttacaatgcAAATGCAATTTGATATAAACTCTGACACAAAACTCAATGTTTACCTTACAAATTTGCtgctttgaaattttgttgcatagatacacaaaattttctcctgtatttttttttttcattgaaaaagacATAATgattaaagaaaatgaaaaagttaaacaaagttcaataaattaaattttctactttttgctttttcgCCTTTTATGATagttgtaaatttaataattaaatttgaaaacctAAGAGAAATGCAAAATCTACAAATTATTCGTGTTGCTATTGGATTTTGTAACCGCAAACTAATCAAAGTAACCAATTTCAgagcaacaaaatttttcgttgattcGAAAATGCATCGCAAAATAAGCACTAATACAATTTATCGTGAAAATTATGTTGCTCCAATGATTGACAAATTCGCAATTAGTGACATCAAGCCCGTAAAGTTTGTAACAGGCGAATATTATGGAAGAACTGGTCCGACAGAGTTTGAGCGACGTTTAGCGGaaattgcaaagaaaaaatgtcacaaggAACCGCTTTGGGACAAATTAGCTCCAATTGATCGTGACATAAAAATGACTTCGGCGCAAATTGAGGATAAAAAGAAGGAAGTTCATCCATGTTTTGTGACGAAACCCAATAGGTTCCTCgcgaatttagaaaaaaattacccagaattatatgaaaagatgaaaaatgaacCTCGCGAGTGGAAAAATTGCCCAAAAAGTACTCATCAGATAGATTTTGGGCATGTTCCGGAGTTTCCAAGAggattgtattaaaaaaatatttttttttaaaagaaatctttGAACAATCAACAAGAAATAAATtgttcaacattttatttataaataaatggaagGAACAATTCACAACTCCGTCTTCCTTTCATTCGCTCGaacaattttcaactaaaatgcaaataatgaACTAACTTTTCTTCATCTTTTAAACACACTTTTTGTATTGCATTTAGTCTGATAATGGCACAACACTCGCAACAAAGTTCTCTGCTTctcgcaaagaaaaaaaaacgacgacgtcgacgaagACGAAGGTGTTACCAGATCttatagaaaagtttttaaaagattacATGAGAACTGAACAATGGAGCTATTTTTAGAGCGTCCATCTACAATTTGCCGAGCAATTTATCGGGCAACGAGAAAAAGTTAGAGCGTAATGTTTCAACCTATGCCAAAGGCGTGAGTTATATTGAGCGAATTTAACTAAATAGAGCAAAGgtgttaacaattttaatacttttaaataaaatggaagatttttttatcgtgtGCAATAAAGGAACGTTAACgtctttttaaattcaaatgatttttttaaattttaatttagtttcaattttcaataatttaacatttttcgatttttttattttatttttttttattgtttgtattttattttatttaattttattttatttttttattttatttttattttattttaatttttattttgttttaatttttttttattttatttttttttattttattttattttattttattttattttattttattttattttattttattttattttattttattttattttattttattttattttattttattttattttattttattttattttatttttttttatttaattttattttattttattttattttttttttcattttatttatttaatttaatttttattaaatataaaaaatatttttttatttttttttaaataaaatattttctatatttcatagaattatataaaatgaaattttaaatgatttgagaaaaaaagagttctgaaattattttaaaaaaatttttaaatatttttttgctcgaaaatttataaatttttttttcaattgtgagatagaattaattaaaataaaaattaaaaatcaattaattaatttttctttaaatttaaaattttttcattagacttaaaataattttccaaaaaactgcatttttttcttggaaatgCATTAAGAgcaaaatgaagcaaaataagGCAACTCCAAAAAAGtccagataaaaaattatttagtctGAACGTGATGGAGTGAGATGAATGAGCAAAACTTTTATAACACTTCCTCGGTAATATCACGTACTTTTTCTTCAgactttttttcgagtttcattcgaaattgtcgaaaaagtGCAAAGAAAGACTTTTCTTTCGGAAGAATAACACGTTTCTTATCTACTTCTTCTGCTTCTTTTTAACTGCTCGGACACGTCAGACCTGCcttttcatcgaatttttgcaacaaaagcaATCCGAAAGGAGCAATGCAATCATTGATcccattaaatattaatttctcttCAATTTTCTTATTCCAAGCCATTTTCTGTATTATAGAATTTTATATGCTAATGTAAACATCTTTtgcattattatattttcttgCTTGGATTTTTCTGCTTCtccgttcttttttttgcttcttcttttattctgtgttattataatattagTAGTTTAGCTggaatcttatttttttcatatcattCGTTCATTTATTGCCAACAACGTCTTTTATTCGTTCCTTTCATTGCTCCCGCTTCGTCGACGttggaagaaaaatgaagaaaataaatgcaaaataaacaaataccCACTTTGCCAGCAGtttgcaacaacaacgacgacgggcAGCGAAACAGAAAAGTGTGTGGCAGATAAGAATTGCCTTTTAATCTATTGAGATTATATGCTGAAATGAGTTTGAGTGCGCTGAATAAGTAATGATGGAGACGACTTGTTCATTCTCGACTTTTATaagatttataaatttatcatattttcgcATCATGCTCttgagaacgaaaaaaatctgttttgaaacaaataaaatgcgGCGAGTATTTCTtaatataaacaattttttttgtagcctGCAATGTTGTTTATTTGTGAAAGTAACGTAAATAGGTAGAGGGAAACAAACATGCGATGAACACGACAACGTACGTTATTTAATTATCTGTAGAAAGgcacgaggaaaaaaagttttacaacttgagttgttaattaaattttaaatgaagcgcgataaaaaaatattttacgactTGCTATTCGGATaattgcgagaaaaaaagatgCGGAAGGAATAatgtatagaaaattttttttttttgttggagagGAGACTTCTATTTCTGTTACCTGTCttcgtgtttttttatttaatttttacttgaagtgcatttactgaaaaaaaaaatgttttttctcgtgttttgatgtctgtctgaggagtataaattttaactgatCTAAGATTTCAAAGTATGGTTTCGTAAATAtggtataaaattaattttttttctgctcgattgtgatattttaagaattaataaaaatagaagaatGATTAAAATGGTTGAAGGGCCGAATCTCATTGATTTAGTTATTAATATCTTCGATCTCTTCTAATAAGCCGATACTTCGTTTGGTCAAACATTTCTTCGGATTTTTGGGTAGTTCATTCAAGTTCGTCTAATTTATGGAGTGTTTTTGAAGTGCCAAATATTTACTGACAGTCTCTCTTTTCGGacagtaattttataaaaaatttatttcttttgtcaTAAGTTGGATTTTGACGATTAGTCTCTACCTCATCCTGCCGCCGAAGGAAGTCATGGCATTCTTAACTTCTTTCTTTAATCATTAACTTTAATCCAAAGGACTCTGGTTTGCATTGTTGACGGATGTCGGGCTCTTTCATGCTAATGGTTTTTCTTGGTCAAATATATGTCATAACAGTTCAAAGAAATTCTCAAGTTTGTTCAATATGATAATTAAAACGGGTTTCATTTGTCTTGGACTAACAGTTGCATCTTTTATAAAGTAAtcttattattgaaaaaatatattgcttattttgttttgaacctaaaaaaataaaaattatatttttagaaaaattataaaaaaggataattaacaaaaaaactaaattcaaaAAGCGCTCTAATCATTTATCTCTAATTACTTCGATGAgtcattaacattttttttattatctaatttaagggcaaatatttttaatgaacccAAATAATGATGAACGATTTGAcgcgttttttttccttaagcATACTTACCATGGAAAgcatagataaaaaaaaaatgaaaatcatacCGTCAATCTGCATAAGCGCCTCGTGAAGAACTCGTGCATGATAAAAAacgttttaaatttctaattagtTATCTTTTGAGCTTATCATCGTCTTCTTCGGTATCATCGCTTGTGAAAATTGTTACTAACTTGTACCTTGTGGAAATCGTTTCCTGGcttgaagttttttattttgctccttCTTGGCAATGATACAGTTTTTTGTTGCACTATGTCTCTACATATGCAAATAGTGCCTGCCatggggatttttttttgtgatattattttaaattgcattCATCGTAGCTTGCGAGCTATTGTCTCGACATTGTTCATAGCATCGCCATCCAGGAAGGAcatcaactgaaaaaaaagttacaaatgtAAATGAATTCATTATTAGTAACTTATTTATGGAAGGAATGTTGGTCTCTCCATCTCTTTGGAGAGTTTAGATtggatgacatttttttttttgtaggagaCTCGGAGCAAGAAATAGCAAAAGTTTTATGATactttttagagaagaaaaaaaaagtttttttgttgataaatattttcctctccaattttcctttttttatatgaatttttgatttttctattaaactGGCAGCATCAGCGACGATGAAACTGCTGAAacgagagcgaaaaaaaaaacatcaacgaacagaaaacacaagaaaaattttataaaaggaaGCTTAGCAATGTATgagatataaaattaatgaaccgTAAACATAGCATAATGCACTTGTATTGATTTTAGAGTGCAATGCGTATGGTTCTTGTCTTTGCCTTCGTTCGTCTTCGTGATGAAGAGGAAGGAAAAAATCTCgagtaaatataaaatgcaTACATACATGGTAGAGACTGAGAGACATCCGTTGCAGGCAAGTTAGTGTACCTTTTATCGATACACACGGAAAGCTAGACTACGtgactttttatcaaaagacgATTTGTTTGAATGGTAAGGCTTTGGTCTTCTCCTTTTACTGATACGGCTTTCGTCGATTGTGCATGTGTAACCGGAAGCAAAATGGGCCATTTTCCATGTCCTactaaagtttaatttaaaacaaatttccttttttttgtgctcgaTTCGTGCCATTATTATCGAGAACTGCAACAAActcttttatttatgttcTGCATGCTCGTTTGTTGCCAAATTCCtgtaagttttgatttttccatctctttgatttttttttcatccaaattaattattgatccAGGAAGATGTCCAGCATGCTTTTGCGAACAAAAATGAGGTTGAAAGACATGGCAGACAAAAACAAACTGCAATGAATATAAAACGCATCTTTGAACATGCATCTAACCAATTTTTGTACGAGAGATTTGAAAAgaattgtcataaaattgcaaaaaagttatcaaagcgcttttatagtttgttttgaatttttaccgcatttcgaggaaaaaatacGGTTATagacagaaaatttaaataaatttaactgttaatttaattttatcaaaaaaataaattacaaaaaatttaaaaagtaaaattttattaagttgagtttaaattttaaagaattttaaaaaattgcttataaatatttttttgttcattaaaacttcacaatattttctattatttttcaaaattatatttatacttttattttaattttaaatttaaaaaatgatatgaaaatgactcaaaaattatcataaattttcaaaaaaaattaaattaaattaaaaatttttgaattaaaataattaattaaataaaaattttcgttattaattaatttaaggttttctaaaaattttaaaaataaaaaaaaaaattgaagcttaaaaaatataaaaactcaaaataattaaaacaaagaaaaatagaaaattgttgattaaaaacttaatattgttaaaaaaaattaaaaaaaattttaaatttaaaataaaaatttaaaaaatttttttaaaaatatcttaaaattaaattaaataaaatttttaaattttaaaattaaaattttcgttattaattaatttaatattttctaaaaattttggaaataaaaaaaatttgaggcttaaaaaaattaaaaatttaaaaaaatcaaaacaaaaaaaaatatgaaatttttgataaaaaaacttaaaattgttaaaaaaatattttttttttaaaaatcacggagccattttcaaatttttttttcaaaatctactCACCGAaaaacagcacaaaaaaatttcctgtgTCCTTCTCTTTTGTTCAACTAAAGCCTTTTACATGAgattgtactttttttctccttcattTCATGAAAGCCAGCAGCAGCACAGCAAACGAACGAtctcaattttatcaatttaaaaacatataaaagtCGTTATCCGGTATGTGCTTTTCATGTTCATCTTCTGCACTCGCTCGTCTCAGTAATAcgaaattcaatcaattttaatgcatGAATTGGATGGCTGAATTGGAAGGTAGCTCGGTGCATgtcgaaaaatcatcaaatatgtgCCAGAttccttgaaattttaacaaatgcaATTAAATCTTTGATTCTagttctttcattttttgtttgtatttttttttgtaggaacCGATGACGAAGACAGAACAACGTGATAACCGAGTCATTTGAAATTCTTTATTGCTTATGGGTTTTTGTTATAGTTCTCATCATCTCACCCGACATTTAATTACGGTTTGCATCCGGTCCAGCTAGacatcgtcttttttttttggtttttcgaaaattttcaacaggGGTGCTCGCTTTTCGGAGGTAGTTTTAATGTTGCGGGAGATGTGTCAGTAGCAGTTTTACggtttgctttaattttccgTGCACCAAAGTTGACCACCCTTCAGTTCATCCAGAAAAATATAAGGCACAAAATTGTATTTTCATTTAGTCTCGTGTGTTTGTGCGGCGCAACATATATCATAGATATGTATGTGTGCCGAGCTTAGTTTCGAAATGAAACAATGGTAGCGGTTTGTGCAGGATATGACATCCGTTTCATTAtgtttatggaattttttggtttttagagACAATTTAAAGTTTGTCCATGCGAGCGAGTCTGTGTTTGTGGacacaaaatacaaatattattcacatgagtatgaaaaataaattctcctAGCCTACCTTTTCCggtttgtaatttatttttagtttatgtctccttaatttaatttgtaaattaaaacgaGTCGAGTTGAGggaaagataataataaatgattttttgtgcctttttccttgtttttctgtctctttctctttttctctatttttctcatgattttaaatgtttctaatttgtcatttaattACACACGGGAATtgtttttctcgaatttttttgttgttgatgatgagtCGTTTGacattcaaatgaattttgtaCTTCCCGTTGATTCAGGGGCTTAAAATTATGGGGatgtaattatattaaaattatcgaaaattatctaaaaatttataaaaaattttgtttataaaaaaaaattttttgttctttttaaaaaaaaaattttaaatattttaaaagattttttaaagtttttctaacttaacaaattttaattttaataaaatttttatcatctaaaaatattttttcctgtgacaaaaatcttattaaaatttaaaaaagatctatagaaaataaaaaaaaataatcaaattttaataaaataattaattaaataaaatagttaatattaataattaattttctaaataaaaaaaaattacagaaaaaaaaatttttagatcatgaaaatttattaacattaaaattattaagtttgaaaatattttactaaagaattttttatattatattatacatcatataattatataaattaatttttttttatttttaaaaaattaaattttttttgaaaaaaataaaaataaattaaaatcaataaataaaataaaaaaataagtataaaatttttttaaacaaaataataaaaattaatgattaaataaaaataaaaattaaatttaattaaaaataataaaaaaaattaaataaaaattaattatgaatcaatttttaagcttcaaaaaaaaattttttttttcaaaataatattttttaaaattaattttaaatcttttgtcAAATGTTttaacactttaaaaaaataattttaaaaaattttcttttagtcACGTTCCTGCTTTCTTTTCATctcatctctctctctctttctcttctAATTATATATTCAAGGcctagataaaatttaataaaaatttacaagataAACAGAATCTTATCTCTCTTAATCTGCGCTATTTGCATTTTATCGTGTGCACTTGAACAAAACTATTTCCAGTTTCGCTCTGCTCGCAAACACGGAAGAAGTTTAACGATGAGTCtcttaccaaaaattaaatattgcatTTGTTGCATCAGTTTGAAGTACGGATCGATTTTGATTGGAATTTTAGGCTTGAGTAGCTCTTTGTTGATTTTGGTTGTGGAAATAATTCAGTACGAGAAAAAGTATGAAGGTTTGTaactttttgttaatttttcggttaaaaagtttttaattttcaattttttagctacgccggaaattataatttacagCAGTGCAGCAATAGTTGGCGTTGTGGCTTATATTCTTCTTTTGGTCGGATTAATGCGCAAAAATACGGGACTTATTTCGACTTATTTGTTGGCGGAGATTCTTCTCATAACGTTCCGTTCAACGTggttaatttatgattttatcacGAGACTCATGGAGAAGTTGCAAAGTCCGAGCAGGCTTTTTATGCCGGGATTGAGCTATacgttgattattatttttcagatgTACCTTTGGATGACCGTTTATTCGTATCAGAAGAATTTGATAAGTCGACgagtttagaaaatttctgaaaataaaaaaagaaattaataaagataaagaaaaaaaaatattttggcgggaaaatattttaaataaatttttaaattaaaaaaaatattcaatttaatttaattaaaaataaattaaagtaaaagtttaattttaaaataaaatattatttttgatgaaaattaatataaaatttataaaaataaaaaaaaaattttaataagaattttgatttttttgatgtttgaatttgtttttttttgtaaattttaagagatttttttttataaaattttaaattaattaaatttatttaaaataattaaatttaatgaaaataattaaattaatttttttctaattttttttttttttttttaattaaaaatcaatacaaTGTTGCTCAAATATgcgattttttcactttattctacaaagagaataaaaataaaatgaaaacagAATTAGTCACAAAGAGTTTACGGTTGATGACCACACCAAACAATAACATTACACACACGTACAAGTAACGAAGCTATCGGTTAATGACCAactcaacatcatcatcattgctcGTTGTCATCATTCACGTCTCTTTATTGCTGAAAATTGCATGTCGCGcgctcagattttttttctattttaatgttaatgtaAATGGAGCGATTTTGCAAACACACCGCGCTTTGTTTGGAATTCGATTTGCGACacaaaatagtgaaaaaaaatcagtgacACAGTCATAA
It encodes:
- the LOC134831882 gene encoding uncharacterized protein LOC134831882 codes for the protein MSLLPKIKYCICCISLKYGSILIGILGLSSSLLILVVEIIQYEKKYEATPEIIIYSSAAIVGVVAYILLLVGLMRKNTGLISTYLLAEILLITFRSTWLIYDFITRLMEKLQSPSRLFMPGLSYTLIIIFQMYLWMTVYSYQKNLISRRV